A segment of the uncultured Desulfobulbus sp. genome:
AATACAGCCACTTAGCTTAATTGCCAAGTGGCTGTTTTTGTTTCCAGTTGATTTATTGGTCCAAATTTGGTCCACTTGCTTCAAACAAAAAGGAGTAAATGTGGCGACAATTACGAATCGTGGACCATTACAATGGAGGGCTCGTATCCGCCGGCGGGGATATCCCGTTGTCAGCAAGACTTTTGAAACAAAAGCGGATGCCGAAGCCTGGGCTCGGCAAATAGAAAGTGAGATGGACAGAAAAATGTTCATTTCCAGAGCCGAAGCCGAGCAGTATACCTTAAGCGAATGCATAGATCGCTACATCGAAGAATACATCCCCCGCCTCAAACACGGAAAGCGCGAAGCTGACCGTGCCCGTGCTCTGCAACGTCGTCCGATAGCCCAGCGCATTATGGCAACCATTCGTGCCAAAGACATTGCAGATTTCCGCAGAGAACGCGAAGCCGAAAATGTGAGTGGCAACACAATTCGATTGGACTTCGCCCTTCTTTCTAAACTTTTTAATTATGCCCGTTCAGATTGGGGCATGGAAAGCCTGCAAAATCCTGTCAAATTAGCGGCCAAGCCGAAACCTTCCAAAGGACGTGACAGACGCTTGGAGACGGGTGAAGAAGAAAAATTATTAAAGGCAGCCAAACCTCTTTTTCAGGCTGTTATTCTCTTTGCACTTGCAACGGCCATGCGTCGTGAAGAAATCGCCAGCTTGCAATGGAAGAATGTCAATTTAGCAAGCCGCTACGTCTATCTTCCTGAGACAAAAAACTCCGAGGCACGTACAGTGCCACTATCTGCAACCGCCATAGACATCCTAAAAACACTTCCTTCAGCTGAAAGAGAAGATCGAGTTTTCGGTATAACAGCCGATCAAATAACCGACACGATGAAAAGAGTTCGTAAAAAGGCA
Coding sequences within it:
- a CDS encoding site-specific integrase, whose product is MATITNRGPLQWRARIRRRGYPVVSKTFETKADAEAWARQIESEMDRKMFISRAEAEQYTLSECIDRYIEEYIPRLKHGKREADRARALQRRPIAQRIMATIRAKDIADFRREREAENVSGNTIRLDFALLSKLFNYARSDWGMESLQNPVKLAAKPKPSKGRDRRLETGEEEKLLKAAKPLFQAVILFALATAMRREEIASLQWKNVNLASRYVYLPETKNSEARTVPLSATAIDILKTLPSAEREDRVFGITADQITDTMKRVRKKAELSNIRFHDLRHEATSRFFEHTDLDVMEIKAITGHKTLQMLSRYTHLRTARLADRLNGAKRG